A region of the bacterium genome:
TTCAGGATCAACGGTCAGCTCGGCACGAACTCCCTCGCCGTGAGATTCGAGCTTCAGGCTGAGCGAGCGAGTGCCCTTGGTAGCGAGAATCGCTTGCTGTCTTCCGTTGCTCAACGCCTCAGAGATTACGACCTCCCACCCGGCCTCCGCGAGTGATTTCCCGAACGCCAGTCGCAGACGGGCGGGATCCCCGTCGCCCACAAACTCCAGCCTATGGCTCCCCTGGTTCAAGAATTCGACCTTACTGGGCTGGAGCCCACCGATCGCCGGAACATCCGCCGGGTAGTTTTCCGGTAGCGAAACCGAATGAGAGACTGGAACCTTTGCAGTCGAGGCCTCATCGATATTCGGTATGGCGGGCTCGGCGGGAAGAACTTCCTTCGTCGTCTGTGCATCGCCTCCACAGGCGAAGAGCAGACCGGTCAAGAGCCCGACCAAGAGTTGGCGGGTCGTTGTATGTCGGCGACTAAGACTCATTTCAAACTCCTCCATCAACCTGAATGCACCCGGAGTTCCCCAGGGAGATCCGAAAACCCGACGCGGGACATCAGTTCGGCTCCAGAATGCGCTCGATCGCTCGCTTCCAGCGTGCACGGGCCGCCTGGCGCTCGCTCTCGTCTAGCGCAGGTGCAAAGCGCTTCGGCTGGGCGAGCAGCGAGGCGCAATGCGCGGGATTTTCGAAGACTCCGACCGCGAGTCCGGCCAGGAAGGCCGCACCCAAGGCAGTCGACTCGAACTCGGCAGCCCGCAGCACATCGCGGTCAGCGTGATCGGCAATCAGTTGTAACAGCAACTCGCTGCGCGCCAGGTTTCCATCGACTCGCAGTGGCGTATCGTCGAGATCCAGAGCCGTCGCCAGTTCGACACAACGAAAGGCGATCCCCTCGAAGAGAGCGCGAGCGAGTTGTGCCCGCCCAGAGCCTCGCGTCATACCGGTAAAGATCGCACGCACATTGTCATCGCCGTATGGCGTGCCCAGTCCCTGAAGAGCGGGTATGAAACAGACACCTTCGGAGGAATCGACACTGGCCGCGAGCGCACTTGCCGCAGCAGCATCAGGGGCCAGTCCGAGTTCGACGAACCACTCGATCGCCGACCCGGCGGTCTTGACCGTACCTTCGACACAGAACGCGCGTTCGCCGCTCGAAAGACGCCAGAGCGAGAGCGGAAACGCCCCGCGGGGAGGCTCGACGACGACGTCGCCGGTGTGCAGATCCAGCATTGCGCTGGTCCCCAGCGTCAGCTTGGCTTCTCCGGCGCGATGGACTCCTTGGCCAAAACTCGCGGCCTGCTGATCTCCGGCGCGCGCGGCTACCGGGATCGCCGCCCCGAGCATGGACTTCGGGGTTTCACCGACGACCTCACTGGTGGCCACGACCTCGGCCAATGCATCTGCCGGTACCGAGAAGAGTTCGACCAGAGGAGCCGACCACTCCCCGACGGCATTGTCGAGCAGACCCGTGCACGATGCGTTGCTCGGATCCGTTATGTGCGCCGTTCCGCCGGTCAGCTTTGCAGTCAGCCAGGTGTCGGGTGTTCCAATTCGCAGACTGCCAGCCGCCGCTGAAGCGCGAATGGTCTCGTCGTTTTTCATCCACCATTCGTACTTGGTGAGTGACGCCATGGTGGTGAGCGGGATTCCCATGGCGTGAAACTCCGCCACGCGCTCCTCGGTTCGCTGGTCTTGCCAGCCAATCACCGGCGCGAGTGGTTCCAGACTCCTGGCATCCCACGCGATCGTCGGCCCGCGCTGATTGACCACACCGATCGCAGAAATCTCTTGCGCTCCGATCCCCGCTTCGTCGAGCGCACCGCGCATCACTTCGAGGCTGCGCTCCCACATATCGAGAGCATCCTGCTCCACGCGACCAGGCGACGGATACGAGACCGCCAAAGGCGCGTAGATGCGCGAACAAACCCGGCCATCGGGATCGATCACCAGCGCGCGCACACCCGTCGTCCCCAGATCCAGGGAAAGGACGGGAGAGGAACTCACTCGCCCTTCTCCGGCGGAAGCAGGGCACCGGGATTCAGAAGGCCCTGCGGATCGAGGGCAGATTTGATCTTGCGCAAGAGCGCAACCCCGCTCTCGCCGACCTCATCCACGAGTCTGCCGCGACGCACACGGCCAATGCCGTGGTGATGGGCCACTCCGGCACCCGCTTCGACCGTTGCTTGCATGGTGCGGTCCCAACACTCGCTGTAGATTTCGGGCATGCGAGCGCGGTCTTCAGCGCGCGCTACGAAGGTGAAGTAGAGGTTCGTACCCGAGCGATAGGAATGGCTCGAATGCGCCGAAGCGATCAGGACCTCGGGCATCTCGCGAAGCGCCCTGGTGACGCGTTCGTAGAGATCGGCGACACGTGACCAGGTGCTCGCGACTTCGATCGTATCAACCACCAACCCGCGATCGTTCAGTTCCTTGAAACCCGGCACCTTGTTGCGGTGCCCCAGCCATTCGCTGACACAGGCGGAGTCAGCTTCCGCGCCGCCCGCAGCCTGGCATAACTCGGCCACTCCTTCGAACTGTGCCTCGACCGCGGAAACCGGACCGTCGTGAAGCAGGATCAGCAGGTTTCGGTCTTCGGGCGTGTAGTCGCTGAAGATGCGCTGTGATTCATGCGCATCGTAGAGGCGGACGACCGGAGGGCGCCAGCCCGCGCGCATGAAGCGACGAATCGCTTCGATTCCACTTTCGAGCGAGGGAAAGTGAAACGCCTGCTCTTTCGTAGCTTCGGGAAGAGGCCGCAACGAGAAGGTGACCTCGGTGACAACACCGAGGATTCCCTCGCTGCCCATGAAGAGATTGCGAAGATCGGGACCCGCTGCAGCGCGGGGAGTTTCGCGGGTTCGCACGATGGAACCGTCGGGCAAGACGACTTCGAGGGCGAGCACGAGATCTTCGATCGAGCCGTAGGCTGTCGAGTACTGGCCTGCGGCTCGCGTGGCGACCCATCCCCCGACCGTCGAGAGTTCGACCGATTGCGGCCAGTTTCCGATCGTCAGGCCATCCTGTTGCACGCGCCGTTCCGCGTCGATACCCATCGTCCCGGCGCGGAAGGTGGCCGTAAGATTCTGGTCGTCGATTCGGACCAGCCCCTCGATATCGCGCGTCGAGAGCACGACGGATTCCGGAGATGCTTCGATTGCACCACAGACTCCGGAAGCCCCGCCAAACGGAATCACGGGAACACCGCTCTCCCGACACGTGCGCAGGGTTCGCACCACATCTTCGGTACAAGATGCGAGCACGACGCAGCACGGACGGGGCGGGCCCTTGCCGATCGCATCGTTCAACTCGGCCAGTGCCCAGTAGTCACGCCGATGGGCGTCGAGAACCTCGTCATCGGTACAGACGAGGTCCCCTAACGAATCTCGCAACTTCGCAACGATATCGCTCACGACCGACCTCCAGAGAAGCTCAGATCCACAGCAAGCTGTTTTCGCGTCTGCTCCACCTGCTCGCTCACCTGTTGAGTGTTCCAGCCGAGCAACTCGGCCATGCGACGCGCCACCGGCTCGACGATGCGATGGCTCGCCTCGGGTGAATAGAGCGCCGCACGAGTGCGACGGTACACGACGTCTTCTACCTTTGCAGCGCCTTCGATCGACACGGCCCAGTCCACTTCCCCGACCAGGATCGGCACATCGTCCACGATCGGCTCGGGGCCGAGTCCGACGACTTCGCGCGCCTCGCAGCCGTACAGGCGAGACATGCGTGCGGCGGCGAGTTCGCTGATACCGAATTCCGCCGCGAGTCCGGCGGAAAGCCGTTCGAGATCACCGTCGAAGTCGCCCCCGGGCAGAGGCCCCTCCTCGACGTCGGCAATCTTCCCCCCCAGAACATCCCCG
Encoded here:
- a CDS encoding glycerol kinase — its product is MSSSPVLSLDLGTTGVRALVIDPDGRVCSRIYAPLAVSYPSPGRVEQDALDMWERSLEVMRGALDEAGIGAQEISAIGVVNQRGPTIAWDARSLEPLAPVIGWQDQRTEERVAEFHAMGIPLTTMASLTKYEWWMKNDETIRASAAAGSLRIGTPDTWLTAKLTGGTAHITDPSNASCTGLLDNAVGEWSAPLVELFSVPADALAEVVATSEVVGETPKSMLGAAIPVAARAGDQQAASFGQGVHRAGEAKLTLGTSAMLDLHTGDVVVEPPRGAFPLSLWRLSSGERAFCVEGTVKTAGSAIEWFVELGLAPDAAAASALAASVDSSEGVCFIPALQGLGTPYGDDNVRAIFTGMTRGSGRAQLARALFEGIAFRCVELATALDLDDTPLRVDGNLARSELLLQLIADHADRDVLRAAEFESTALGAAFLAGLAVGVFENPAHCASLLAQPKRFAPALDESERQAARARWKRAIERILEPN
- a CDS encoding FAD-binding oxidoreductase; protein product: MSDIVAKLRDSLGDLVCTDDEVLDAHRRDYWALAELNDAIGKGPPRPCCVVLASCTEDVVRTLRTCRESGVPVIPFGGASGVCGAIEASPESVVLSTRDIEGLVRIDDQNLTATFRAGTMGIDAERRVQQDGLTIGNWPQSVELSTVGGWVATRAAGQYSTAYGSIEDLVLALEVVLPDGSIVRTRETPRAAAGPDLRNLFMGSEGILGVVTEVTFSLRPLPEATKEQAFHFPSLESGIEAIRRFMRAGWRPPVVRLYDAHESQRIFSDYTPEDRNLLILLHDGPVSAVEAQFEGVAELCQAAGGAEADSACVSEWLGHRNKVPGFKELNDRGLVVDTIEVASTWSRVADLYERVTRALREMPEVLIASAHSSHSYRSGTNLYFTFVARAEDRARMPEIYSECWDRTMQATVEAGAGVAHHHGIGRVRRGRLVDEVGESGVALLRKIKSALDPQGLLNPGALLPPEKGE